The genomic stretch GGCACATCTTCCCCTGGGTGTGCCTCTGTCCCATAGGGACAATTATAAGTTCCAAAGTTTGCTGCTGAGGGTGTGAAAGTAAACGTTTTGGGAGGGCATTCCCGGTTCCAAGGTCGGGTGTTAGTATCAGAAATGGGGAGGCCGAAGCAAGGGCGCAGGGAAAAACAGCCTCACACTGGGTCCGTCCTCTAGCCCCGAGTCCTCCCAGGCATCACGGTAGTGACATTCTGACAGACAGGCCCAGGTGGTTCACCAGTTTATTAAGTTGTATTAAAACAGTACTTTGATCCCAAATTTGgggtggtggaggagggcagctcacCTCCGTCCCAATTTCCCAGGCCTGATCCTCCGGCGGGTCTTGAGTTCCTTTGCCCAGGCCTGAGGCCCTCCTGGGATGCCCGTCTAGCTCCAGGCCCTGGGAACCCGCCCAGGCCTGGAATTTGGGAAGACGGCCACCCAGGGGTGGTTCATGGGTCACAAGGAGCCAGCCACCAACCGGGGGTAATATTTGAGGAAGAGCTTCTTGGCCAGGTCCACAGTGTCCCCTTGGGGCTGGCTGGGATACCTCTGTGTGCTGAAGACGAAAGCCTGCTCCAGCTGGAAGGCATTCTTGTCGAACTGGTGCTGCTGGAAGGGAAGGCCCTGGGCCAGGCTCTCCACCAGCATCTCCATGAAGAGCCCCCAGCGGGGGGCGTAGTAGTCAGCCACCAGCCCGGCCAGCTGCTTGTTGGCATAGTCCAGGATGTTGCCCTCGGGCCCCCACAGGGTCAGCTGGTAGCGGCCGTTCTGCTCGTAGAAACGGGCCTCGGCCTCGCTGACGGCGGCCGCCCGGGCCTGCTCCAGCCAGCTGCCCAGCAGGAAGCGGCGGTCACTAGCCAGCACTTTGTCCAGCGCGGGCAGAAGCTCGTAGACCAGGCGGCCCGCCACCCTCAGCAGGGGGACCAGCTCCTTGTTCAGGTAGGCGGCCCTGGCCTCCTCATAGTACAGGCTGACCAGCTCCTGGGCCGCCTGGCGGGTGACGTCCAGCAGGTCGTAGCGGAAGCTGGGGCTGgcggccagggtgggggtggctgtCAGCAGCAGCCGCCAGGCCTCAAACACATCGGACCGGTTGTACCAGACGGCGGTCGCCATCTGGAGGGACGGCCTCCGGACCAGAGGGCTGCGATTGTGCCCGCTGCAGGCCTCCCCAGAGCAGTTGTAGACGCTCCTGAGAAGCAGCCGCCACGCGGCCTCTGTGTCCTTGTGGGCGACTCCGTACCGCCGGGCCGCAAAGCTGGTCACCCAGGCCTCCAAATCGGCCACTGGGTCCTTCCGCCAGCCCAGCTCCGCCATGAGGGCGTAGACCATTTCGTTCTGGCCGATGCCCTCAGGGGCCATGCCTGTGCCTGCCATAGTGGAATTGGGGAAGAGGCGGGCAGCCGCAGGACCCCGGTTCACGGCCTCCAGGGCCCCGAACAGACCGTGGTTGCCCCCAAAGTTATGCAGCATGCACCAGATAAAGGGCTGGCCGTGGAAGGAGGCCGTTCGGGTGTACACAGGCTGGCTCTCAGCAAACAGGTCCAGAACCAAGAGGCGGCCATGGGGCACTGCCCCCAGCACGGCTCTCACCTGGGCCGGCCCCCAGAACTCGGGCTGGTGCTGGAAGAGCCAGCCTTGGAGCAGCCACACAGCCTCAGGGTCCACTgtggttggggcagggggagggagacagagaagaggactgatgagaggagagagggcaggggaacGTTCACCCCATTCTACGGATGAGGAAACGGAGgtccagagaa from Ursus arctos isolate Adak ecotype North America unplaced genomic scaffold, UrsArc2.0 scaffold_24, whole genome shotgun sequence encodes the following:
- the NAGLU gene encoding alpha-N-acetylglucosaminidase, with the translated sequence MPRGPRSARDRRTMEAAAVAAVLGFLLLAAAGRSAGDEAREAAAVRALLARLLGPGPAAAFSVSVERALAAESGLDTYRLSGGGAGALVRVLGSSGVAAAAGLHRYLRDFCGCHVAWSGSQLRLPEPLPAVPEELTEATPNRYRYYQNVCTHSYSFVWWDWARWERELDWMALNGINLALAWSGQEAIWQRVYLALGLTQSEIDEYFTGPAFLAWGRMGNLHSWGGPLPRSWHLKQLYLQHRILDRMRSFGMIPVLPAFAGHVPKALTRVFPQVNITQLGSWGHFNCSYSCSFLLAPEDPLFPIIGSLFLRELTKEFGTDHIYGADTFNEMQPPSSEPSYLAAATASVYQAMITVDPEAVWLLQGWLFQHQPEFWGPAQVRAVLGAVPHGRLLVLDLFAESQPVYTRTASFHGQPFIWCMLHNFGGNHGLFGALEAVNRGPAAARLFPNSTMAGTGMAPEGIGQNEMVYALMAELGWRKDPVADLEAWVTSFAARRYGVAHKDTEAAWRLLLRSVYNCSGEACSGHNRSPLVRRPSLQMATAVWYNRSDVFEAWRLLLTATPTLAASPSFRYDLLDVTRQAAQELVSLYYEEARAAYLNKELVPLLRVAGRLVYELLPALDKVLASDRRFLLGSWLEQARAAAVSEAEARFYEQNGRYQLTLWGPEGNILDYANKQLAGLVADYYAPRWGLFMEMLVESLAQGLPFQQHQFDKNAFQLEQAFVFSTQRYPSQPQGDTVDLAKKLFLKYYPRLVAGSL